The Melanotaenia boesemani isolate fMelBoe1 chromosome 8, fMelBoe1.pri, whole genome shotgun sequence DNA window ACCACCTACAAAATGTCTTTGGGTAGCCAAAAACTAGTATAACATGCTTCCTAGTATAACCTGTTTATGCAGGACGTGCTTCTGAAACAATTGGTGGGGTTCTTCATGGGTGGATACATACTGTATGTTAGGACTTGTGTATCCACCAGTACACCAAAGTCAATTCAGAAGTGTTACTGTACAgaaagttttcatttctttttttgcttagGAAAGTCCCCACATGACTGAAGTGTCCTAGAAGTATCTAAAGTAGCAGCCGTGATAAAATGCTTCTTTTACTCTCTCATTTAGTACAAAAACACTAGACCAGGGATCTCAAattccagtcctcgagatctaatGCCCTgaaggttttacatgtttcccaaCTACAACACAcccatttaaatgaaaagttctGCTCAAGTCTGTTGATGGCTCAGTGATTTGAATCACATGTAAAACCGCAGGTCAGTAgctctcgaggaccagagtttgagatccTTGCATTAGACCatcatttatggaaaaaaaaaattgaaaatctGTCCCACATTTCCTTGCTTTTTAAAgtgagattttattattttcattcaattgtaCTATTCTAAATTAGCTCTAAAATCTACATACAGAACTTCTACCCATTCAGGAGATTCTTTCTCTAAGGTACCATCtactttttctgccttttgttgcTAATGTCCAATCTTTGAAAGACATGTAGCagccatcaaattaaaaatatcagctaatattttttatgaaaagtAAAATCATCCTTGTTGATTTATATGCTTCCTacattttattatgaataatatACTAGTTTGTGAGATTTGAATATCACCGCAGTTATTGCccatattatttataatatacGCAGCATTCCAGCTTGTCTTGGAATTGGGGGTTGTTCTTTATTATTAGAAATAATATCTTGTCTTACATCTCGTTATGCTAATATAATATGGCCTCAGTAAATCAACCCGATTTGATGGGAAGTCAATAGGAGGAgtaattaattaactttttttgaGGAAATTTTAAAGAGTTGTAGTTTCTGTATTGCAGACAAAAAAATCATAAACTAACACAACAAGCCAATTGAGGCCAGAAATCAACCAAAGAATTTTAACCATggactgaattgaactgaatgaTTGTCAGTGTCAATCAGGTGTCAGTAATATTGAAACCATTTAACTGCCTTAAGGTGTAATCGCTGTGTGGATTTGTGCCTTTGAGGGTCTTACTTTCTTCCCAGGATGGCCATTACATGTTCAGCAGGTTCTTTAATGTGAAGCCTTTTGATCAGCTTCTTCATGCTGAACTCACTTTGCTTTTTATCCACCACTCTGTCGTCTTCTATCTGCAGCTACGCATACACCCAGACACACATAAACCATTGTTAGTGAATGCttaaacagcagcaacacaaagcaaagcagaagaaattaaataaatagcttatttcttattgtttcttcaACAGACATATGTTTAGATCTGCAGTCAGGACCACATTTACATAAACGATGTGAACTGGAAGCACAGTAGCTATAaccttttagaaaaaaaagattaaacagaGAGTCCTTTTTCATAAAAACCCTAAATGCAAATTTTTATAGAGTCTAAAAATGAATAGTGACTTACAAACTTCTTCAGAATAGAAGTATCTGATCTGAGCAGGTCTGCCCACTTCTTTAATTGTTCATCAGTTGGTTTCTGGAAATCACAAATAATGTgttatggacaaaaaaaaaaaaacatgaaatgtgtaTTTATTGAACACGACTTTGCAAATTAATCCAACTGTATCAAAATAGTAACCACAAAGTTTTAGTCATGTTTTAAAGGACAATAAAACACAAGCAGTAATTACTAGTGCTGATTATGGTGGTGGTCATATTAGTTTTATATGATTAAATCCAATTTtaacaatgaacaaaaaaaaggataagATTGCATCTGTACCTTTCCTTTGCGTTTCTTGTGGTTGTGTTTGCAGCGGTGTTTGCGTGTGTTGTATTTGGCCAGCTGATATTCGCTGAACTGCTTGAACTTGTCAGTCATCCCCTTCTTCAGACACATTGGCAGAGAACGGCTGAAGCACTGGAAAAATGAGATTACAGtttaaagacagaaattaaacatGGAGATCCACTGTAAAATAAAGCTCCCTAAGGCTTACTGTACTGTAGATTCTGACTACTTCCAGCCAGTCGGAGGGCAGctgcacagcagcacagaaGTATCTGCGGACATGCTGCTTGGTTGAGGGCAGACTGGCAGCCAGAGCCAACAAGAAGTTTGCTGTGATGCGGATGTTTAACTCTTGTCTGCAGTAAACTGCCACCTGCATGAGAAATGAAGAGCAGACATGAAATATTTGATGGTCAAAAAGTAACTCCAGTCTTCATCAATCTGTGCTATTTGTTTGCTATGCTTGTTTAACTGGGCCAAAAGATATTATAGTGCTTTAAGTCTGTTTAGAGAAAAATTCACAATAGTATGAAAATGTGTAACAAGCTGGTTACAATATAATGCAAATAAACATGGAATAATGCTACTACTGGAACAACTTAGGACTTCAGAAAGCCCCATACCAAAAGAAAAGTCAATTGCCCAATGACTATGTTGGAGAAATCATAGAAACCTAAACTATGATAGCATTTTCAAGAATGTCAACTATCCAAATACATTatgtttctgaataaaactgtaaatcaTTATTGTGGTAACATGCTGCTTCAATGATGGACACATCCTCGCCAATGCAGGAAGATATAGAGCTATAGAGATGGATGCTATTTAAAGGTTTACCTTTCAGGGTGCaaaaaaagtgggaaaaaaatggtaaCAGAGTATATGTAATGCATCcatatatgaagaaaaaaatgttttaaagttgaAAGAAAGATTCAACTCTTGCCTGTATTTTGTAGTGCTTTACAGAACACAGGCCACAACTTCAGGTAGGAATAATGTTAATATTACTGTAGATACCTGCAGTAACCAAATCAGCCTTTTACAACCTGAAGAATATATCTAGAATATGAGGACTGATGACACAACATGATTTAGAGAACTTgttcatgcatttgttttcagtaatCTTGATTAATCTAATTGAGTTTTTACACACCtctcttaaaaaaatcattatgaaatctgcaactaatccagaatgctgctgctcgtgtcctcacaaagaccaaaaaGAGGAACATATCACTCTGGTTCTCAGATCGCTGCACTGCATTTACCACTGACATCTGTATGTATCATATGTACCTCAGTTTATGCATTCTATtgtatttttcctctctgttttagcttgttctgtttctatttgtttgaattctcttatttttcatttctttgaatctttttagtttgttttaattctccTGTTCAATACTTTTCTTGatcctgctgtaatgtttttaaagtcttatgtaaagcactttgagttgtcctgtacattaaatgtgatgtacaaataaacctgctttACTTCACTGGTGTGGAAAATTAGTTAAAATGTGTGGGAGTGTAGAATTACATCTAACAAAGGGAAATTTTTCCTggaaaaacagctgtaaatctgtattttattattattattattactattattaggGATTCTTTCCTTTAAGGGGTTTTACCCATAGTTTGTTATGTTTGATCATAACATCAGGATGATGAAACACCATGAACAGTAAAACAACAGTTAACAAGCTTTCGTTCAGTTTGATGTTATGCCTTCAGAGCATGCAAACACACCTTGAGAAGAAACTGTGGGTCACAGTCAGAGATACCCTTTGCCAGGTTTATAATGGTGGTCCAAACACTGTCATCCGAGTCCCAGCCCTGTTGGCCTGGAGCTTTGCTTTTATTAACCAAGGAGCAACATACTGCATTCAGCAAGAGGTACTGAAGGACAGGCAGACAGAACAAGAAGGTGTAAGATTTCTTTAGTCAGTATAACATTAACTTAATGGAAGAAGTAATATTCAAGTGACACAAAAAACaacctttttatcttttaattccTCTTTagctttttcatttcctttatcAAGCTCTGCAAATTCCTCTTGTCTGATGACCACAGCGTCTCCAATTTCCTGGTTGCTCAGCTCTGTTTCCAGGACAGGTAAGTCCACGGTTGTCTCAGCATCAGCCTCCCCCTCATTTTCAGACAATACATCATCTTCATTAGGATGCTGCTGATGCAGAAGTCACAcatattaaaaaaggaaaacatacatTAATAAGAATGGTAGCCAACATGCTTAAATAAGCATTAGCAGTCAAGTCATTTTTACTTTGAGTTTATTCTAAAAGACCAATGAAAAACTGCTCATGTACCAAACTTGTTCCCTCAAAACTGGACTGCATCTCTTCAGATATTTCCAGGACAtcctcatctcctccatcaccccttttctgttcttcatCAATACCATGATGCATAAATGATGGAGCTTGAGCAAGACGGTTGAGCAGAGCACCACTTCCCAAGGATGTTGAGAGCAAAGGCTCACTTTGGGCAAAGGATGCAAATGAATGAGAGAATTGTGGCAAATTGCTAGTTAAGAGCTTGTTCTGGGTACTGAGGAGGGGTGAGGTGAGGGATGttgcagaggaagagagaagcaAGGATGAAGTGGAAGATAAAATGGAAGGCTGGAGAGATGGGCAAGTGTAAGGTTGCACAGCAGAGTTTGAGAGTGAAGACAAAGGATTGGGCTTCATTGTGGAGGCTTGAGCTAGAATCCTATTCTCCAGACTTGGAGGAGAATAGTTGGAGGACAAACTTCTCCCACATGCAGCCGGCAGCTGCTCTTCTTCTTGGGctatgtttacctgctgcaatgtCAGTGCCCTCATCTGTtaggagaaataaataaatcaatgggTTAAAAGCCATCATATGATGAAACCTCTCCTTTCATGTCCATATAATCCCATACAGTACAGATACAAGTAGTTCAGCTGCATTCCTGTTAACTGTTTGACCAAGGATTATTCTATTGAACTTAAGGGCGTGTTACTCACTAAAACCATCCATAAAACGGTAACAAAGTCCAAAAAGAGTTTGAACACTACCCAACAGATAACAATGCATAGGAGAGAGTTTAACTGACAAACAATAATACatagattattttaaaagattcaATCAAGCACAAACTTTGCTAACAAGAACATTTATCAAACATCCCTTAAATAATGGGCTGGTCCATGGCGGCCATGACCTGAGATCCATGTGCACagggtttttaatatttcatgtttgtatTTAGACACACTTATTTTTAGAAACTATATTTGCCACTAAATATAATAAccatgaatgaattaaactaaGATTGCAGACATCATTTGACTCAGGTGAAGACGGTCTATTTCTGTAATGACTCAACAGATTGGATAGGCGTGGTGATTAGCTATGAACACATATGTCAGATGCTGAAAACTCACCGCAAAACCCACAATTTAAACTTCACAGGCCGACAGTCTCGAACTTTTAACAAACGTTTCCTCTGTTGTATGGTGTTACTGTAAAGGTCCTGCAGAGTTCTGGGGCTAAATGTAACTTCCGACTTCCAGTTGTGACACAGGCAGCCGCTTGGGTTAGCCACAGGGCACTGATTGGTCAGTTTTGTTGTGTACTTTTTTACCGTAATAACCAACATTTGTATGCTTCCCTTAAATTTCGCagtcattaaattaattcaattaaaattaaactaaaataaaaactataaaggATGGATtattctgtatttaaaaaagaaaggaagaaaaacgcgtataaataaaatcaggaaCTAAAAATGTACGCATGGTTTGATGTTTAAACTCTGTTGGTTGCGTGAGGACGTTACCGTAACTGTTGTGCGCTTGTGAAAGAGGAAGCGAAAATCCTCTATTTCCGCTGCAGTAGCGTCAACGGGCACgtcagaaaataaaagaaaatgtggacAGTAAGGACAAACTGAGGCCGGATTAAGGACGTCGAATCATTGCTGTTCTCTTCGTAAATCAACGTTGCTAGGTAGCTGattctttttaaatatccaGGCTTTACATTAGACTGTTGAAGGGTCGTTTCGAGGTTAACGCGACCCTTTGTTGTGTGGTTATTCGTTTTGAGGAAGCAGCTCGGCTAGCTAGCTGAATTAGCCAGCCTGCTAGAGATGGGAACGAAAGCAAGTCGCCTACAGGAAGACCCGGTTCCTTCTCCTTTCGGGAAAGATGGCACAAGGCGGGATTCCTATCGGCGAACCCGCTGTCCCAGGCCCACCAGTCTCGTTGTCGACTTCTCCGTTAGTTTCGAGGACACGGAGGCCAACCGGAGCCGATCTGAAGAGGGCAGCGACTCGGACTTAGGGCAGCATGCAGCAAGCGCGGAGGGTAGCCCATCTGACCACCACAGCATCCCCTCTAGCATTAGCCAAGCTTCGCCTGCAGACGATAATAACAGCGAGGGGAAACCCGAGGAAGACGGCAGTGTTAGCCCAGAGGCTTCTGTCGATGTGGAACACCAGCCCGGAGAGGAGACAGGCCGCACACCCCACCGCACTTTTTCTGAGCGACTCCCCGGGAATCGCCACTCTTCTGCCCGCAGCGTTGGCGCAAGATCAGCCCGGGTCCGTGGCACCCACCAGCGCCCGGTGTCAGAAGCTTGGATTGGCCTTTACCGTGTTAACAACCGACATGGCAGTAAGTAGCTTACACAATGTAATTTGTATGTATGGGATGTTCACTGTATTTGCCGCATAAATAAAGCAGCAACTAATAATGGGGTATTCACCTTTACAGATGttggtttgctttgttttagatgtaaacattaaaaggccattttaaacaaaagcCTCACGGACGCCATGGATGTGTTAGGGCTTGACAATATGAGCATAATATCATTACCTAACTGGAAGGTGATGAAATGTAGGTGCTGACCGTTGATGCTCTCATACGACTGTTACCATGTAACCGAAAGTGATAGTGGGGGACTTGTTCAGTAAAATAGTCATACAGATATACAGTGGCTAAGTTGTAGGTATTCCTTGATGTGTTGATAGTACCATGATTTTATTATCTATTTCAGACACAAACTTCCAACAACATCAAAGCAGTCTTTgagaccaaaaaataaataaataaaaatgtgaattcCACCAAAAATGTCTCCTAGCATAACCCTAAATCAACCCAGTCTGAAATTAAAATGGATTATTTGAGGAATTTACATTCCTGGACAGATAATCCCTTTTCCCGTGCTTGCATGCTGACTTAAATCATCAGAGACCCCATTGTCTGAAGTAGAGCTATGGCGTAAAACTGGAAGTGATGACATACAACCACTTTCATGTCACAAGGCCTGTTGACAGTGGTGGTTTTCAGCGTCCTGCAGcatgcaagaaaaaaacattaaacaaccAACCACATTTCAGATAGACTGCATTAAAATGGGAACATGAGTTCACAGTAGAGGTGAAAAAGTGTTTGCTGGATTATGAGATGTACAGAGATGGTGATGTAACATCAAATGTGACATTTTGAGCCAAAACACTACAGTGTGGTGGGTTTCCCAGGCTAGCCCTCTGGCAAGTGTAGGGAAATGGGTCACAACTTGATATACCCGCTCTCTGCTGGCAGCATCTCATAGATGGAGGAGGGGGTGGGATGTAGGGCAGCAAGGCACTGTTTTTGCCTGGCTGTCACATCTATGAATGGCTCTAGCAGTGCCTATCCTAGAGGGCTGAATCACTGTTTTCAGTGATGCATACAGTGAAATGAAGTCATTTCAGGTCAGCTTCACTTGAGTAATATCTTCCACACTATCAAGGATTTACTCTGAATGATACCGTCTTCTCCTCAGTTTAACATCTTTGTAATCTAGCTGTCTAAACATGTTAATACATGTTCTCAATGTggtgtgtgtgtcatttttcAATTATGTGTCTCAGGGATACAGTGCGTTATTTTCAGTTCTGCTTTGCCTCTCCCCTTCACAGATATTCGCTGTCCTTTCTGCTCAAAGCCTTTCCCAGGGGGCCGGATTGAGGATCACCTGTTGAGCTGCCTCACATCTCCTCCCCTACCTTACAACAGTGAGTATCAAATCACAACATGCGCCAAcagctggtttttttttttgtttttttttgtttttttttaaataaaggtgatgactgttgcttgtgtgtgtatTCACAGCGGATGTGCTAAGTAAAGACAGTGGAGAGTGTTCTATCTGTTTGGAGGATCTGGTGCAGGGTGAGACCATCGCCAGGCTGGCTTGCCTGTGCGTCTACCATAAGAGGTAACAGAGTACAGTGTATGCATTGCATTCCAAATTAAATGGAAGgcagataaaactgaaataagtaTTAACAAGAGAGTTTTAAATAGGGTGGAAAATGTATTTGCCCTTTTCCAGTTCTGAGAAAATATGGCAGCAGAGGttttagaaaaaaggaagaagttgTTTTGCACTAGTGTACATCTATAACCACACATATGCAATCGGTTCTgcacaggttgtttttttttccagtgatgATATATTCTAAAGTTATCTTTTAGGTCCTGTCTTGAGCAAAATTTTGTTCACATAATTTAAGTACATAAGTCTGTTTTTGCAGTCTTAACAGCCTATTATGAATTAGGCCTCTAAGATTTCCCAGTGAGAGCTTTTACAACTGTGAAAACATCATTATATTTCAACCAGGCACACTTTGAGATCTACCAGATTTGTGAGCAGATTTTTTTCACGCATTCAAAacttttagataaaataaattacagtgAAGTTGTCAAAGGACCTCCGGTGTGGTTGCATGATTCAGCTCATTGACTGCAAAACACCATCTCATTTTCAGAACATGCTGTAATGTTCAAACACTTGGTTTACCTCCATTTTCCAAGAGTCACTGGTTTTCCATCATTTAACTGCAGCACAAGATTTCCCAAGATGTCCTAATCTGTTGCAAAGATGTTTCTGCCTGCAATAGACTTTATTGGGTTATATCATGTATATGGTTTTTAGTGGATGGAATTTTGGATTAGGTTCcagtaaaatttatttaatgttaaataagtTTGGTTTTGTCATAACATATCAGaaaggtaaaacaaaaagacttaAAATCACTTAAgcacataattttattttcatgtgttcAGCAGCCAGTACGAAGTGAaaatgaaggggaaaaaaacaaaacaccaaaactACTTGATTTAGAGGCTGCAAATATAACATATATTAGTGATTGCTATTTCT harbors:
- the zgc:66427 gene encoding E3 ubiquitin-protein ligase ZNRF1; protein product: MGTKASRLQEDPVPSPFGKDGTRRDSYRRTRCPRPTSLVVDFSVSFEDTEANRSRSEEGSDSDLGQHAASAEGSPSDHHSIPSSISQASPADDNNSEGKPEEDGSVSPEASVDVEHQPGEETGRTPHRTFSERLPGNRHSSARSVGARSARVRGTHQRPVSEAWIGLYRVNNRHGNIRCPFCSKPFPGGRIEDHLLSCLTSPPLPYNTDVLSKDSGECSICLEDLVQGETIARLACLCVYHKSCIDSWSKVKPCCPEHPFD